The following coding sequences are from one Mercenaria mercenaria strain notata unplaced genomic scaffold, MADL_Memer_1 contig_3654, whole genome shotgun sequence window:
- the LOC128553266 gene encoding elongation factor 2-like: MAKVLKICKESEDDNSKAVAFAAKLGVKLTTEEKDLRGKNLLKVMMRKWLPAGDALLQMIVIHLPSPVTAQKYRTELLYEGPLDDLCATGVKSCDPKGRADDVHLKDGTHIRQGTILCFWTCFLWYRFYWTEGAYHGPQLQARQEGRLV, from the exons atggCGAAG GTGCTTAAGATTTGCAAGGAATCTGAAGATGACAATTCTAAGGCAGTTGCATTTGCAGCAAAACTTGGTGTGAAATTGACAACAGAAGAGAAGGATCTACGTGGCAAAAACTTGCTCAAG GTTATGATGAGGAAATGGCTGCCAGCTGGTGATGCTCTACTTCAGATGATAGTAATTCATCTGCCTTCTCCAGTAACGGCCCAGAAATACAGAACTGAGCTCTTGTATGAAGGTCCTCTAGATGACCTTTGTGCTACAG GTGTAAAATCTTGTGACCCCAAAGGGAGAGCTGATGATGTACATCTCAAAGATGGTACCCACATCAGACAAGGGACGATTTTATGCTTTTGGACGTGTTTTCTCTGGTACCGTTTCTACTGGACAGAAGGTGCGTATCATGGGCCCCAACTACAAGCCAGGCAAGAAGGAAGACTTGTATGA